A window from Deltaproteobacteria bacterium CG11_big_fil_rev_8_21_14_0_20_49_13 encodes these proteins:
- a CDS encoding cupin, whose protein sequence is MSIIGESLKLAGLINYQKGSIVSKTIIDKKVGCVTLFAFDKGQRLSTHTAPFDAMIFVPDGEAEVVIAGKSNMVGTGDMIIMPAGRPHSVEAKKRFKMLLIMIRA, encoded by the coding sequence ATGTCAATAATTGGCGAATCGTTAAAGCTTGCAGGGCTTATCAATTATCAGAAAGGCTCCATTGTCTCCAAGACCATAATAGACAAAAAGGTCGGTTGCGTAACTCTCTTTGCATTCGACAAGGGCCAGAGGCTAAGCACACACACGGCTCCGTTTGACGCGATGATATTCGTCCCGGATGGAGAAGCGGAAGTTGTTATCGCAGGTAAATCAAATATGGTCGGTACCGGCGACATGATCATCATGCCGGCCGGCAGGCCCCATTCGGTCGAGGCCAAAAAGCGCTTCAAGATGCTCCTTATAATGATAAGGGCCTAA
- a CDS encoding energy-dependent translational throttle protein EttA has translation MANQENEGKQVVFSMHMVGRVHPPKKQVLKDISLGFYYGAKIGVLGLNGSGKSSLLRIIAGADDGYTGEVHFSKGYSVGFLEQEPVFGPKKTVKEVVSEGVQEIVDLLKEFEEINNSFANPMSDDEMAKLLDRQAKVQERLDHTDAWNLDSRLSLAMDALRCPPDDSLIETLSGGEKRRVALCRLLLKEPDILLLDEPTNHLDAESVWWLERHLKDYKGTVIAVTHDRYFLDNVAGWILELDRGYGIPWEGNYSSWLQQKEERLAREERSNQKRLRTLDRELEWIRQSPSARRAKSKARITNYENLLKQDRDRLDEEIEIYIPPGPRLGTTVIEANDVSKAYGDKLLFEKMNFTLPQGGIVGVIGPNGAGKTTLFKMIMGLEKPDGGTFKIGDTVSLGYVNQDRFAPDDERTVWECISGGSEMVTLGSREISSRAYVARFNFSGTDQQKQIKILSGGERNRAHLAITLKDPGNVLLLDEPTNDLDVNTLRALEVALENYAGCAVIISHDRWFLDRVATHILAFEGDSQTLWFEGNFAEYEADRERRLGISAKDVHRIKYKKLKRD, from the coding sequence ATGGCAAATCAAGAGAACGAAGGGAAACAGGTTGTATTTTCGATGCACATGGTCGGCCGCGTGCATCCCCCCAAAAAGCAGGTCCTGAAAGACATCTCGCTCGGGTTCTATTACGGAGCAAAGATAGGCGTATTGGGCCTCAACGGCTCCGGAAAGAGCTCACTCCTCAGGATAATCGCCGGGGCCGATGACGGCTACACAGGCGAGGTCCACTTTTCCAAAGGATACAGCGTAGGCTTTCTTGAGCAGGAACCGGTCTTTGGCCCTAAAAAGACCGTGAAAGAGGTCGTATCTGAAGGGGTTCAGGAGATAGTCGATCTGTTAAAAGAGTTCGAAGAGATAAACAACTCGTTCGCAAATCCCATGTCGGACGACGAAATGGCAAAGCTTCTCGACCGTCAGGCAAAGGTCCAGGAGAGACTTGACCATACAGATGCATGGAATCTTGACAGCCGGCTCTCGCTTGCAATGGATGCCCTGCGCTGTCCTCCGGATGATTCGCTCATAGAAACACTTTCGGGTGGCGAAAAGAGGCGGGTCGCGCTCTGCCGCCTGCTCCTTAAGGAACCGGACATTCTGCTACTTGACGAACCTACGAATCATTTGGACGCAGAATCCGTTTGGTGGCTTGAACGGCATCTAAAAGATTATAAAGGGACCGTCATTGCGGTGACCCATGACCGCTACTTCTTAGACAATGTCGCAGGCTGGATACTTGAACTCGACCGCGGCTACGGCATCCCATGGGAGGGAAACTACTCCTCATGGCTTCAGCAAAAAGAAGAAAGACTCGCCCGCGAGGAGAGGTCGAACCAGAAACGACTCCGCACGCTCGACAGAGAGCTCGAATGGATACGTCAGTCCCCTTCCGCGCGCCGCGCAAAGAGCAAGGCCCGCATCACGAACTATGAAAACCTCTTAAAGCAGGACCGCGACAGGTTAGATGAAGAGATAGAGATATATATTCCGCCCGGACCAAGACTGGGTACAACGGTCATCGAGGCCAACGACGTTTCAAAGGCCTACGGCGACAAGCTCCTCTTTGAGAAGATGAACTTCACGCTCCCACAGGGAGGTATCGTTGGCGTCATCGGTCCCAACGGCGCCGGCAAGACCACCCTCTTTAAGATGATAATGGGGCTGGAAAAACCCGACGGCGGCACATTTAAAATTGGCGACACAGTTAGCCTCGGTTATGTCAACCAGGACCGCTTTGCGCCGGACGATGAACGAACTGTATGGGAATGCATCTCGGGCGGCTCCGAAATGGTTACCCTGGGTTCGCGCGAGATAAGTTCGCGCGCCTACGTCGCACGTTTCAATTTCTCCGGCACCGACCAGCAAAAGCAGATAAAGATACTCTCCGGCGGCGAAAGAAATCGCGCGCACCTTGCCATAACACTTAAGGACCCCGGCAACGTCCTGCTTCTTGACGAACCGACCAACGACCTCGATGTAAATACGCTCCGCGCGTTGGAAGTTGCACTCGAGAACTATGCCGGTTGCGCGGTCATCATAAGCCATGACCGCTGGTTCCTCGACCGCGTAGCAACGCACATCCTGGCGTTCGAAGGCGACTCGCAGACACTCTGGTTCGAAGGAAACTTCGCCGAATACGAGGCAGACCGAGAACGCCGTTTAGGTATCTCTGCCAAAGACGTCCATCGGATAAAATATAAAAAGTTAAAGAGAGATTAG